From Triticum aestivum cultivar Chinese Spring chromosome 4A, IWGSC CS RefSeq v2.1, whole genome shotgun sequence, a single genomic window includes:
- the LOC123087765 gene encoding DNA-directed RNA polymerase I subunit 1, with protein sequence MEQEQATSVEVDSILFGFYTDDEVRRLSVKRLTRSERLDAKMCPVPGGLLDPAMGPVNANDTCKTCAQQPGNCPGHFGHIELSKPLFNPLLFDTLRDLLRSTCFTCRKFRLSAQLVDRYARELELLARGDVVQAKNLQDSAVSEESVEMDEDGSVDKPAPPSDRGNKIWTSIQLKEAHSIFSKLMKKRVNKCANCGMKNPPIKCQIYGWLTIQGTDGSAVRRKAITDYNLEGDGHISNPNGTGVSGLMDDRVKASSNQTKDLSDDRPLLATEVESILKDLWEKEARFCMLLCDFQQNLCVSEKRRGYEMFFLKSMLVPPNRFRPSTNSSLGIMEHPQNVMLSKVQEANLALQHDNPNHMDILTRWRDLQTSVNLFYDSSKGLVKSDKDGHGVRQLVDKKTGIVRQKIMGKRVNHSCRTVISPDPFLAVNEIGIPPAAASKLTYPEKVTPWNAKNLRGAIRNGAEIHPGATHYKVNNNLYKLQADHSKRHPTAKTLLASRGSISQPGKDPRCEFESKVVYRHIQDGDIVLVNRQPTLHKPSMMAHVVRVLPGEKTIRMHYANCSTYNADFDGDEMNVHFPQDEISRAEAINIVDANKQYIGPRSGEAVRGLIQDHIVGAVLLTKVDTFLSREEYSQLVYGSCVSSTRGPCQSGKRVSIVNDDDTLELLPPAFVKPERWTGKQVITTILNHLTKGHPPFTVEMKGKISVQYLTAKVRHVAEGEKLRDPEELVLYICHNELLKGMIDKNQFGNHGIIHTVHELYGADTAGRLLSIFSRLFTLFLQFHGFTCGIDDLLLSQESNNERTDFLSKSEEHSEEAHKKFLCKKDVDTDLVELQMNIEKVVRRIGESANVALDKAMLSELNGLTTKVNKNMFPYGLQKPFPKNCLTLMTATGAKGGDVNMTQISSLLGSQDLEGARVPRMISGKSLPCFPPWDSSSRAGGYVSDRFLTGLRPQEYYFHCMAGRNGLIDTAVKTSRSGYLQRCLIKSLESLFVSYDHSVRNVDGSIIQFCYGEDGVDVHKSSFLKKFKELADNRKAVSDRLARYKGELDIYNGDPLSFKSKYITKLPQVLTKSATKFHKENKCCCRKLKKKCRCRYNIKEEELMKLLKVKYVASLVDPGEAVGVILAQSLGEPSTQMTLNTFHLAGRGDMNVTLGMPRIQEILMKASANIGTPYMKCPVHEGKKRKDAARLAEKLRGVTLADVVEGIEVCTVPFHNSNGHISSLYKLHLKLFSPDCYPPESELTVDECQASLRTVFVDAMEYAIEKHLNLLHKVSGIQETRVKDTENLPSEGPEESEGRPTDGDESDASDGDDENEDDLGADAEKRKRQENDEMEYEDDIESEDGMNSDPDEETKHELDNEDDPAESGVESEENDEGHLSDSSNKTAKLEGGLAATKLKKKRNETVENLKEQKQAHITQKRSKKLKLTVHVESADLNFEVHYILHKEPHILLSQIAQKTLRSLFVSGSHNKNIGLCNVIWPEKKKKGETETKQKETEREEAYRGLQTAGLDFEVFWDLQDFLNVCKLTSNDIHAMLRTYGVEAARATIINEVKAVFEPFGIKVDPRHLSLAADYMTSGGSYRPMNSLGMARFCTSPFGKMSFEQATRFITEAAYHGEVDNLTGPSATVSLGKPAKTGTGAFGLMQNITLEERAVM encoded by the exons atG GAGCAGGAGCAGGCGACGTCGGTGGAGGTGGACTCCATCCTCTTCGGCTTCTACACCGACGACGAGGTCCGGCGGCTCAGCGTCAAGCGGCTCACCAGGTCCGAGCGCCTCGACGCCAAGATGTGCCCCGTGCCCGGCGGCCTGCTCGACCCCGCCATGGGCCCCGTCAACGCCAACGACAC CTGCAAGACCTGCGCGCAGCAGCCCGGCAACTGCCCGGGCCACTTCGGCCACATCGAGCTCTCCAAGCCGCTCTTCAACCCGCTGCTCTTCGACACCCTCCGGGACCTCCTCCGCTCCACCTGCTTCACCTGCCGCAAGTTCCGCCTCAGCGCCCAGCTG GTCGACAGGTACGCCCGTGAGCttgagctgctggcgaggggcgaTGTTGTCCAGGCCAAGAACTTGCAAGATTCTGCTGTTTCGGAGGAAAGCGTTGAAATGGACGAGGACGGTTCGGTTGATAAACCGGCGCCCCCTTCTGACcgagggaacaaaatctggacatCCATCCAGTTGAAAGAGGCCCATTCTATCTTCTCCAAGCTGATGAAAAAGCGGGTGAACAAGTGTGCAAACTGTGGCATGAAGAACCCGCCCATCAAATGCCAGATATATGGTTGGCTCACCATTCAG GGTACAGATGGTTCTGCTGTAAGAAGAAAAGCAATCACCGATTATAATCTTGAAGGAGATGGCCATATTTCCAACCCAAATGGAACTGGTGTTTCTGGTCTTATGGATGATAGAGTTAAAGCATCAAGCAATCAAACAAAAGACCTTTCTGATGATAGGCCTCTCTTGGCTACAGAG GTTGAATCTATTCTCAAAGACCTGTGGGAAAAGGAAGCCAGGTTCTGCATGTTACTATGCGACTTTCAGCAGAATTTATGTGTATCAGAAAAGAGGAGGGGCTATGAGATGTTTTTCTTGAAGAGTATGCTTGTGCCACCAAATAGATTCCGTCCCTCAACTAACTCTAGCCTTGGA ATTATGGAACATCCACAAAATGTTATGCTAAGTAAAGTGCAAGAGGCCAATCTTGCGCTACAGCATGACAATCCTAATCACATGGATATTCTTACAAGATGGAGGGATCTGCAAACAAGTGTAAATTTATTTTACGATAGTAGTAAAGGCCTTG TAAAAAGCGATAAAGATGGTCATGGTGTACGGCAATTGGTGGATAAGAAAACCGGGATTGTTCGACAGAAAATAATGGGCAAAAGAGTTAATCATTCCTGCCGGACAGTTATATCTCCGGATCCGTTTTTGGCTGTTAACGAAATTGGCATTCCTCCTGCTGCTGCTTCAAAGCTGACTTATCCTGAG AAAGTGACGCCCTGGAATGCCAAAAATCTGCGAGGAGCTATACGTAATGGCGCCGAAATTCATCCTGGCGCGACACACTACAAGGTTAACAATAACCTGTATAAATTACAGGCTGACCATTCCAAACGTCATCCCACTGCTAAGACGTTGCTTGCTTCTAGAGGATCAATTTCTCAACCAGGGAAGGACCCTAGATGTGAATTTGAAAGCAAAGTTGTATATCGACATATTCAAGATGGTGACATTGTACTGGTCAACAGACAG CCTACTCTTCACAAGCCCAGCATGATGGCCCATGTTGTTCGTGTGTTGCCTGGAGAGAAGACAATTCGAATGCACTATGCCAATTGCAG taCATACAATGCCGATTTTGATGGGGATGAAATGAATGTGCACTTCCCGCAAGATGAAATATCTCGGGCTGAGGCCATCAACATTGTTGATGCAAATAAGCAGTACATTGGTCCAAGGAGTGGGGAGGCTGTCAGAGGTCTCATTCAG GACCACATTGTTGGTGCTGTTCTCCTGACAAAAGTGGACACATTCTTGAGCCGTGAGGAATACAGTCAGCTTGTCTATGGGTCTTGTGTGTCCTCAACTCGTGGTCCTTGTCAATCTGGTAAAAGGGTATCCATTGTGAATGATGATGACACATTGGAACTTCTTCCTCCAGCTTTTGTGAAGCCAGAGCGGTGGACGGGAAAACAG GTCATAACAACCATCTTGAACCATTTAACGAAAGGCCACCCACCATTTACTGTGGAGATGAAAGGGAAAATTTCAGTACAATATCTAACAGCTAAAGTACGCCATGTTGCTGAAGGAGAAAAACTTAGAGATCCTGAAGAACTAGTTTTATATATTTGCCATAATGAGCTCTTAAAGGGCATGATAGACAAGAACCAGTTCGGGAATCACGGGATAATACATACAGTTCATGAACTCTATGGTGCAGATACAGCTGGAAGATTGCTCTCGATTTTCAGCCGCTTGTTTACATTGTTCTTGCAG TTTCATGGATTTACTTGTGGAATAGATGATCTGTTACTATCCCAAGAGTCAAATAATGAGAGGACGGATTTTTTGTCGAAAAGTGAGGAACACAGTGAAGAAGCCCATAAGAAATTTCTGTGCAAGAAAGATGTTGATACAG ATCTAGTGGAATTGCAAATGAACATCGAAAAGGTTGTTCGGAGAATAGGAGAATCTGCGAACGTTGCGTTGGATAAAGCAATGTTAAGCGAACTAAATGGGTTAACAACTAAGGTCAATAAGAACATGTTTCCCTATGGTCTACAAAAGCCCTTTCCTAAAAATTGTCTCACTCTTATGACTGCAACTGGAGCAAAAGGAGGCGAT GTTAATATGACACAAATCTCGTCATTGCTAGGCTCACAAGATTTAGAAGGAGCGCGTGTTCCACGAATGATATCTGGGAAGTCATTACCTTGCTTTCCACCATGGGATAGTTCTTCAAGAGCTGGTGGTTACGTCAGTGACAGATTTTTAACTGGTCTCCGTCCTCAAGAGTACTATTTCCATTGTATGGCTGGCAGAAATGG GTTGATTGACACAGCAGTCAAAACATCTCGTAGTGGATATCTTCAGCGTTGTCTTATCAAAAGTCTCGAATCATTGTTCGTTTCATATGATCACTCTGTGCGTAATGTTGATGGATCAATCATACAATTCTGCTATGGAGAAGATGGAGTTGATGTCCATAAAAGTAGCTTTCTCAAAAAGTTTAAAGAACTCGCTGAT AATAGAAAAGCTGTGTCTGACAGGCTTGCGAGGTACAAGGGTGAGCTTGATATCTACAATGGCGATCCCCTGtcattcaagtccaaatacatTACTAAACTGCCTCAAGTGCTCACCAAAAGCGCAACAAAATTTCATAAAGAAAACAAGTGTTGCTGCCGCAAGCTTAAAAAGAAGTGTCGCTGCCGTTATAACATCAAGGAGGAGGAACTAATGAAGTTACTGAAAGTCAAGTACGTGGCTAGCCTTGTAGATCCTGGTGAAGCTGTTGGTGTGATCCTTGCTCAATCCTTAGGAGAACCTTCAACGCAGATGAC ACTCAACACTTTCCATCTTGCTGGAAGAGGGGACATGAATGTCACACTTGGGATGCCTCGCATACAGGAAATCCTAATGAAAGCATCAGCTAACATTGGCACGCCTTATATGAAGTGCCCTGTGCATGAAGGCAAGAAGAG GAAGGATGCTGCACGTCTGGCCGAAAAACTAAGGGGTGTTACGTTGGCTGATGTTGTGGAAGGAATTGAAGTATGCACAGTTCCTTTTCACAACAGTAATGGGCATATTTCGAGTCTCTATAAGTTGCATCTAAAACTATTCTCACCAGACTGTTACCCTCCTGAGTCGGAACTTACAGTAGATGAGTGTCAAGCATCCTTGAGAACTGTGTTTGTTGATGCAATGGAATATGCAATCGAAAAACACCTAAATTTGCTACACAAAGTTAGTGGAATCCAGGAAACAAGGGTAAAGGACACTGAGAATTTACCATCAGAAGGTCCTGAAGAATCCGAGGGCAGACCTACCGACGGTGACGAGTCTGATGCGAGTGATGGCGACGAtgaaaatgaggatgacttgggAGCTGATGCAGAAAAGAGGAAACGACAAGAGAATGATGAGATGGAGTATGAGGATGATATTGAAAGTGAAGATGGCATGAACAGTGACCCTGATGAAGAGACAAAACATGAACTTGATAATGAGGATGATCCAGCTGAGTCTGGTGTTGAATCAGAAGAGAATGACGAAGGACATTTGTCAGATTCCAGTAACAAGACTGCAAAATTAGAAGGCGGGCTGGCAGCTACTAAACTCAAGAAAAAGAGAAATGAAACGGTGGAAAACTTGAAGGAGCAGAAGCAGGCACATATAACCCAGAAACGCAGCAAAAAGTTAAAGCTGACTGTTCATGTTGAAAGCGCAGATTTGAATTTTGAGGTTCACTACATCTTGCACAAGGAACCACATATTTTACTATCCCAG ATTGCCCAGAAGACATTGAGGTCCCTATTTGTCAGTGGATCCCATAACAAAAACATAGGTCTATGTAATGTTATTtggccagagaagaaaaagaaaggtgAAACTGAAACCAAGCAAAAAGAGACAGAGAGGGAAGAAGCCTATCGAGGGCTGCAAACGGCAGGACTGGACTTTGAGGTATTCTGGGATCTGCAGGACTTCTTGAACGTCTGCAAGCTTACATCTAACGACATACATGCTATGTTGAGGACATACGGGGTGGAGGCTGCGAGGGCCACCATCATTAACGAGGTGAAGGCCGTATTTGAGCCCTTTGGCATCAAGGTAGACCCGAGGCACCTGAGCCTAGCGGCTGATTACATGACCTCGGGAGGCTCCTACCGACCGATGAACAGCCTCGGGATGGCCCGGTTCTGCACGTCGCCGTTTGGCAAGATGAGCTTTGAGCAGGCCACGAGGTTCATCACGGAGGCGGCCTACCATGGGGAGGTGGACAACCTCACGGGCCCTTCGGCGACCGTGTCCCTGGGGAAACCGGCCAAGACCGGGACCGGTGCCTTCGGGCTGATGCAGAATATCACCCTGGAGGAGCGGGCGGTGATGTAA
- the LOC123087766 gene encoding electron transfer flavoprotein subunit alpha, mitochondrial, whose protein sequence is MAAAVVAGALRRGRAGAGGAAERTLRRLVSTLIIAEHEGGLVKPSSLSALAAAEAIAKENKVSLLLGGSGPTLHKAAEHAASSHPLVNEVLVADSDIFAHPLAEPWAELLRSVQQKGGYSHVIASSTSFGKNLLPRAAALLDVSPVTDVTAISEPRVFVRPIYAGNALCTVRYTGESPCMMSIRSTSFSPATESMSETKVAPITQVDLSFLSEASSRKSSWVNLTSQDTERPDLANARVVVTGGRGLKSAENFKLLEQLAEKLGAAVGATRAAVDAGYVPNELQVGQTGKIVAPEVYIAFGVSGAIQHLAGMRDSKYIVAVNKDADAPIFQVADYGIVGDLFQVLEELLEKIPDKK, encoded by the exons atggcggcggcggtggtggcgggagCGCTCCGGCGGGGAAgagccggcgcgggcggcgcggcagaGAGGACGCTGCGTAGGCTC GTGAGCACACTGATCATAGCGGAGCACGAAGGCGGGCTCGTGAAGCCCTCGTCTCTGAGCGCACTGGCGGCCGCCGAGGCCATCGCCAAAGAGAATAAGGTGTCTCTTCTCCTCGGTGGATCCGGACCGACTCTGCATAAGGCTGCTGAGCATGCTGCATCTAGCCACCCATTGGTCAATGAG GTTCTTGTTGCAGATTCAGACATATTTGCACATCCTTTAGCCGAGCCTTGGGCCGAGCTGCTCCGCTCCGTGCAGCAGAAAGGGGGATACTCTCATGTTATAGCCTCTTCGACATCGTTCGGGAAGAATTTGCTTCCACGTGCCGCGGCTCTTCTAGATGTCTCCCCTGTCACGGACGTCACTGCAATCTCTGAGCCCCGGGTCTTTGTGAG GCCAATCTATGCTGGAAATGCACTCTGCACTGTACGATATACTGGGGAGTCTCCTTGTATGATGAGCATTAGATCAACATCATTTTCTCCAGCTACCGAGTCTATGTCAGAAACTAAAGTTGCGCCTATAACCCAGGTTGATCTCTCTTTCCTCAGTGAAG CAAGCTCAAGGAAATCTTCGTGGGTGAATCTTACATCCCAAGATACAGAACGGCCAGACCTGGCAAATGCACGTGTGGTAGTCACTGGAGGCAGAGGTTTGAAGAGCGCCGAGAATTTCAAATTGTTGGAGCAGCTGGCAGAGAAACTTGGCGCCGCAG TGGGTGCGACCAGAGCTGCCGTCGATGCAGGATATGTGCCAAATGAACTACAA GTTGGGCAGACCGGGAAGATCGTTGCGCCTGAGGTCTACATTGCTTTCGGGGTTTCAGGGGCGATACAACACTTGGCGGGGATGAGAGATTCCAAGTACATCGTGGCGGTCAACAAAGACGCGGACGCCCCAATCTTTCAG GTCGCAGATTACGGGATCGTTGGCGATCTGTTCCAGGTCCTCGAGGAGCTCCTGGAGAAGATCCCAGACAAGAAATAA